A single window of Nicotiana sylvestris chromosome 5, ASM39365v2, whole genome shotgun sequence DNA harbors:
- the LOC138868844 gene encoding uncharacterized protein → MTHSSIKELVNYDPEIERSLRLRRKGQTSSQTIACEEMENQEVENINPREVPPPVQIEDQFDEVALRPANRILRDYARLDQFNCESSVRKPPVAANNFEIRTELVETAKYNGVSPEAIKLRIFSFSLKGDAKTWLRSLPQRSITTWDKITQKFLNKDFFPAKTTKLRQDISNFLQTDTESIYQAWERLKAMLRKSPHHDIPEHMQLYIFYHGLKPSSRNVIDAAAGGSVTEEALQLLNEISENVIQWSSERIIIKKAATVNQADVLNILTQQIVSLAQKFESFQYEQVNVIGYKSYAFGSSMAHKHPGFQWSNPNGAENSQNFQKQPVQGPPGYQNLNRGQLNFKPYQQAASCQQRPQQAHPSLDDLMYKYIKATDEKMESQTSALKNLEIQLSQLQLLCQKRFKVPYQVIQRKIQRITLRPSPYGQAVLQFHALWKEYILKKHCDSGASINLMPFSIFKKLDLGEIKDTSVSLQFADQSTKKPKGIIENVLVRVDKFVFPVDFIVLEMKECPNEPIIFGRPFLAIGRAIIDVHQGQLILKVDEERVIFDMQNILRYSTDETSSSCFSIDMISYLTDEFKDDQLIPDSVERCLIKSGTTQDDDPTIKREAEILDKDSEEEKMKSEKNKKRV, encoded by the exons ATGACCCACTCTTCTATAAAAGAGTTGGTCAATtacgatcctgaaattgaaagatCCCTTCGATTGCGCAGGAAAGGACAAACGTCTTCTCAAACAATAGCTTGTGAAGAAATGGAGAATCAGGAAGTAGAAAATATCAACCCGCGCGAAGTACCACCACCAGTCCAAATAGAGGATCAATTTGATGAAGTGGCGCTAAGGCCAGCAAACAGAATCCTAAGGGATTATGCTAGACTAGACCAGTTTAACTGTGAATCTAGTGTTAGGAAGCCCCCAGTGGCagccaacaactttgaaatcagAACCG AACTAGTTGAAACTGCTAAGTATAATGGAGTATCCCCTGAGGCAATTAAGTTAaggatattttctttttctttaaaaggAGATGCTAAGACTTGGTTGCGAAGTTTGCCTCAACGATCAATTACCACATGGGACAAAAtaactcagaaatttttaaatAAAGACTTTTTTCCTGCTAAAACCACAAAGTTAAGACAAGACATATCTAATTTCTTGCAAACTGACACAGAGTCAATTTATCAAGCTTGGGAAAGGTTAAAAGCAATGTTAAGAAAAAGTCCACACCACGATATTCCTGAACATATGCAGTTGTATATTTTTTATCACGGGCTAAAACCCTCTTCTAGAAATGTGATAGATGCAGCTGCAGGAGGTTCAGTAACAGAGGAAGCATTGCAATTGTTGAATGAAATTTCTGAGAATGTCATCCAATGGTCATCTGAGCGTATAATTATCAAGAAGGCCGCTACAGTAAATCAGGCAGATGTTTTAAATATACTAACACAACAGATTGTTTCTTTGGCACAAAAGTTTGAATCTTTTCAG TATGAACAAGTCAATGTTATCGGCTACAAATCTTACGCTTTTGGAAGTTCAATGGCACATAAACATCCAGGATTTCAATGGAGCAATCCAAATGGCGCCGAGAACTCTCAAAACTTTCAGAAACAACCTGTACAGGGTCCGCCCGGATATCAGAATCTAAACCGAGGGCAATTGAATTTTAAACCTTATCAGCAAGCAGCCTCATGTCAACAAAGGCCTCAACAAGCTCACCCAAGTCTTGATGACCTTATGTACAAGTACATTAAGGCCACTGATGAAAAGATGGAGAGTCAGACTTCTGCCCTTAAAAATTTAGAAATTCAGTTGAGCCAACTGCAACTCTTGTGTCAGAAAAGATTCAAGGTCCCTTACCAAGTAATACAGAGAAAAATTCAAAGGATCACCTTAAGACCATCACCTTACGGTCAG GCAgttttacaattccatgcactttGGAAGGAGTATATTTTGAAAAAGCACTGTGATTCTGGAGCTTcaataaatttgatgccattttCTATCTTTAAAAAGTTAGATCTTGGTGAAATAAAAGACACAAGTGTTTCTCTTCAGTTTGCAGATCAAAGTACTAAGAAACCTAAGGGAATAATTGAAAATGTACTCGTAAGAGTAGATAAGTTTGTTTTCCCTGTAGATTTTATAGTACTTGAAATGAAAGAATGTCCTAATGAACCAATAATTTTTGGTAGACCATTTCTTGCTATAGGAAGAGCAATTATAGATGTTCATCAAGGacaattaattttaaaagttgaTGAAGAAAGAGTCATATTTGATATGCAAAATATACTAAGATATTCAACAGATGAAACATCATCTTCTTGTTTTTCAATTGACATGATTAGTTATCTTACAGATGAATTCAAAGATGATCAATTAATTCCAGATTCAGTGGAAAGATGCTTGATCAAATCAGGCACCACACAGGATGATGATCCCACCATCAAAAGAGAAGCTGAAATATTGGACAAAGATTcagaagaagaaaagatgaaatctGAAAAA AACAAGAAAAGAGTTTGA